From Haloarcula hispanica ATCC 33960, the proteins below share one genomic window:
- a CDS encoding SPFH domain-containing protein — translation MFPATAPLQPGGLIGFVTVIFLLIAIALVYSSVVIIRPYQKGAYTVLGTYRGVLDQGIHFIYPFVSDVTRFDMRTQTLDVPRQEAITRDNSPVTADAVVYIKVMDPKKAFLEVDNYERAVSNLAQTTLRAVLGDMELDDTLNKRGEINARIRKELDEPTDEWGVRVESVEVREVNPSKDVQQAMEQQTSAERKRRAMILEAQGERRSAIETAEGDKQSNIIRAQGEKQSQILEAQGDAISTVLRAKSAESMGERAVIDKGMETLAEIGQGESTKFILPQELTSLVGRYGKHLQGSDVKENGHSLEALDFDDETREMLGLDDIEKILGQIDEEAEVDVEAMEEEAQKIKQGQDSGLDNADDVIEEMDAEIDDDPGTTDVAGGPDDTTRTSEVDKDN, via the coding sequence ATGTTCCCCGCGACAGCACCGCTACAACCCGGAGGACTCATCGGTTTCGTTACCGTAATCTTCCTCCTGATCGCCATCGCGCTGGTGTACTCCAGCGTCGTGATCATCCGCCCGTACCAGAAAGGTGCCTACACGGTCCTCGGCACCTATCGCGGCGTCCTCGACCAGGGGATTCACTTCATCTACCCCTTCGTCTCAGACGTGACGCGGTTCGACATGCGGACCCAGACACTCGACGTGCCACGGCAGGAGGCAATCACCCGCGACAACTCGCCGGTGACCGCCGACGCCGTCGTCTACATCAAGGTGATGGACCCGAAGAAGGCGTTCCTTGAAGTCGACAACTACGAGCGTGCCGTCTCCAACCTCGCCCAGACGACCCTCCGTGCCGTGCTGGGTGACATGGAGCTGGACGACACGCTGAACAAGCGGGGCGAAATCAACGCCCGCATCCGGAAAGAGCTCGACGAACCCACCGACGAGTGGGGTGTCCGCGTCGAGAGCGTCGAGGTCCGCGAGGTCAACCCGTCCAAGGACGTCCAGCAGGCCATGGAGCAACAGACCTCCGCCGAGCGGAAACGCCGTGCCATGATTCTGGAAGCCCAGGGTGAGCGGCGCTCCGCCATCGAGACGGCGGAAGGTGACAAGCAATCGAACATCATCCGCGCACAGGGTGAGAAGCAGAGCCAGATTCTGGAAGCCCAGGGTGACGCAATCTCGACCGTCCTGCGTGCGAAATCCGCCGAATCGATGGGTGAACGCGCCGTTATCGACAAAGGAATGGAGACGCTCGCCGAGATCGGGCAGGGCGAGTCGACGAAGTTCATCCTCCCGCAGGAACTCACCTCGCTGGTGGGCCGCTACGGCAAGCACCTCCAGGGGTCGGACGTCAAGGAGAACGGCCACTCGCTGGAAGCGCTTGACTTCGACGACGAGACCCGCGAAATGCTCGGTCTGGACGACATTGAGAAGATTCTCGGACAGATCGATGAGGAAGCTGAGGTCGATGTCGAGGCGATGGAAGAGGAGGCCCAGAAAATCAAACAGGGGCAGGACAGTGGTCTCGACAACGCTGACGACGTCATCGAAGAGATGGACGCCGAGATAGACGACGACCCGGGCACGACTGACGTGGCCGGCGGTCCGGACGACACGACGCGAACGTCGGAAGTCGACAAGGACAATTAA
- a CDS encoding winged helix-turn-helix transcriptional regulator, with protein sequence MTREGDVDEDKRATLRRFAALGAASPFARFGDSGSESDAPDAIAGYVSAHPGTHFSKLRDDLKLGTGEAQHHLHRLENEAVVTSQKDGDYRRYFPADQFSEFEQVALGYLRRSTARGMLVTLLRRPDVTASELASELDVSRPTVSNYAADLESAGLLSRENGYAVTEPETVLTLLIRYADSFGDDVAALAGEADSLLRYDP encoded by the coding sequence ATGACACGTGAGGGCGACGTGGACGAGGACAAGCGAGCGACGCTCCGTCGCTTTGCCGCCCTCGGTGCAGCGAGCCCGTTTGCCCGCTTCGGCGACAGCGGGAGCGAGAGCGATGCACCCGATGCCATCGCCGGGTACGTCTCGGCACACCCCGGAACGCACTTCTCGAAGCTTCGTGACGACCTCAAACTCGGGACCGGTGAGGCCCAGCACCACCTCCACCGACTGGAAAACGAGGCCGTCGTCACGTCACAGAAAGACGGCGACTACCGACGGTACTTCCCGGCCGACCAGTTCTCCGAGTTCGAACAGGTGGCGCTTGGTTACCTGCGGCGCTCGACGGCCCGCGGGATGCTCGTCACGCTCCTCCGCCGCCCGGACGTGACGGCGTCGGAACTGGCAAGCGAACTTGATGTTTCACGACCGACAGTGAGCAACTACGCCGCTGACCTGGAGTCAGCCGGGCTCCTGTCAAGAGAAAACGGGTACGCAGTTACTGAGCCAGAGACAGTGCTGACGCTGCTTATTCGGTATGCCGACTCGTTCGGTGACGATGTTGCCGCGCTGGCCGGCGAGGCCGATTCGCTGCTGCGATACGATCCGTGA
- a CDS encoding PAS domain S-box protein, producing MGEAGSAIRVLHVDDDRQYAETTAAFLKRERVAFDIEIATSARKGLRLLETAAVDCIVSDYEMPGQNGIDFLESVREDYPDLPFILYTGRGSEAVASDAISAGVTDYLQKAPDTSHYALLSNRIVNAVKQYRSQRALEASKDRLSLFIDQSPLGFVEYNQDFEIVRVNETLTEIFGYTETELLGETWEIFVSSESYDDVDAVTSALSEASGGYHSVNENVRKDGERIVVEWHNRLVTDDSGDVVTIFSHCQDVTERIEHEQNLAQLRDFFAEAEELGALGAWEYDESGMSTWTAGTRRIHEVDDDFDPTVEDGLSFYHPEDRETVSDAVDAALNDGDPYDLEVRLITARGNHRWVRTRGKRVEGAEKPTVRGFIQDITEQKERERRLRVQNERLDSFASVVSHDLQGPLTVAQGHLELAQQDVANDHLDSIDAAHERMQTLIDDILTLAREGREATTTEPVTLQTAATACWETIETESAALETDTDSVVLADPGRLQRLLSNLFRNCVAHGSESSPSQVQQDSMEHGQMGQPGQSGEAVENGGGVTVTLGDIDDASGFYVADDGPGIPEDERNTVFEAGYSTASEGTGFGLAIVADIAAVHGWDVSVTDSESGGARFEITGVDKEM from the coding sequence ATGGGCGAGGCTGGTTCCGCCATCCGGGTGCTTCACGTCGACGACGACCGGCAGTACGCAGAGACGACAGCGGCGTTCCTCAAGCGAGAGCGGGTTGCGTTCGATATCGAGATCGCAACGAGTGCCCGAAAGGGCTTGCGTCTGCTTGAAACGGCAGCAGTCGACTGTATCGTTTCTGACTACGAAATGCCCGGCCAGAACGGTATCGACTTCCTCGAATCTGTCCGCGAAGACTATCCTGACCTCCCGTTTATCCTGTACACAGGCCGTGGTAGCGAAGCTGTCGCCAGTGATGCTATCTCCGCAGGTGTCACTGACTATCTACAGAAAGCGCCCGACACCAGCCACTACGCCCTTCTGTCAAACCGAATCGTCAACGCCGTCAAACAGTACCGGTCACAGCGCGCCCTCGAAGCGAGTAAAGACCGGCTCTCGCTGTTTATCGACCAGTCGCCGCTCGGGTTCGTCGAATATAATCAGGACTTCGAGATCGTCCGCGTCAACGAAACTCTCACAGAGATATTCGGCTACACCGAAACGGAACTGCTCGGGGAAACGTGGGAGATATTCGTGAGCTCGGAGAGCTACGACGATGTCGATGCGGTTACGTCCGCTCTCAGCGAGGCCAGTGGCGGCTACCACAGCGTCAATGAGAACGTCCGGAAAGACGGCGAGCGAATCGTGGTCGAGTGGCACAACCGCCTCGTTACCGACGATTCGGGCGATGTTGTCACCATCTTCTCACACTGTCAGGACGTTACGGAGCGCATTGAGCACGAACAGAACCTTGCCCAGTTACGGGATTTCTTCGCCGAGGCGGAGGAACTCGGCGCCCTCGGCGCTTGGGAGTACGACGAGAGCGGAATGTCGACCTGGACAGCGGGTACCCGCCGCATCCACGAGGTCGACGACGACTTTGACCCGACAGTCGAGGACGGGCTGTCGTTCTACCATCCAGAGGACAGAGAGACAGTTTCGGACGCCGTCGACGCGGCCCTCAATGATGGAGATCCGTACGACCTCGAGGTCAGGCTCATCACCGCCAGAGGAAACCACCGGTGGGTCCGGACCCGCGGCAAACGCGTCGAGGGCGCGGAGAAGCCGACCGTTCGGGGGTTCATTCAGGACATCACCGAACAGAAGGAGCGTGAACGCAGGCTCCGCGTTCAGAACGAACGGCTGGATTCCTTCGCCAGTGTCGTCAGCCACGACCTGCAGGGACCACTGACAGTCGCACAGGGGCATCTGGAACTGGCCCAGCAGGACGTGGCCAACGACCACCTCGACAGTATCGATGCCGCTCACGAGCGGATGCAGACGCTCATTGACGATATCTTGACGCTGGCACGAGAGGGACGCGAGGCAACGACTACCGAGCCTGTCACCCTCCAAACCGCCGCAACTGCGTGCTGGGAGACTATCGAGACGGAGAGTGCGGCTCTAGAGACTGATACCGACAGCGTCGTTCTTGCTGACCCCGGCCGGTTGCAGCGCCTGCTTTCGAACCTGTTTCGGAACTGCGTGGCACACGGGTCAGAATCTTCGCCCTCTCAGGTGCAGCAAGACAGCATGGAGCATGGCCAGATGGGGCAGCCGGGACAGTCCGGCGAGGCTGTCGAGAACGGCGGCGGGGTAACGGTCACTCTCGGAGATATCGACGACGCAAGCGGCTTCTACGTCGCTGATGACGGTCCGGGCATCCCCGAAGACGAACGAAACACAGTGTTCGAAGCGGGCTACTCGACCGCATCTGAAGGCACCGGCTTCGGCCTCGCAATCGTGGCCGATATCGCCGCCGTCCACGGCTGGGATGTCAGTGTGACCGACAGCGAATCGGGTGGTGCCAGGTTTGAAATCACCGGTGTCGACAAAGAAATGTAA
- a CDS encoding DUF7123 family protein, whose protein sequence is MSATAQTPNSPLSDKQRRILEYLRSNADDQTYFKSRLIGDELGLSAKEVGTNMTAIADGDHDLAVEKWGYSSSTTWMVEA, encoded by the coding sequence ATGAGCGCCACCGCACAAACCCCCAACAGTCCGCTCTCGGACAAGCAGCGACGTATTCTGGAGTATCTCCGTTCCAATGCTGACGACCAGACGTATTTCAAATCGCGACTCATCGGCGACGAACTCGGCCTTTCGGCCAAAGAAGTGGGCACGAACATGACCGCCATCGCCGACGGCGACCACGATCTGGCCGTCGAGAAGTGGGGCTACTCTTCCTCGACGACATGGATGGTCGAGGCCTGA
- a CDS encoding TRAM domain-containing protein codes for MEISDQLLCLFSADIRDEGDRYVVEVPRREVETGAVDSGSTYRIALISADEETETDEETVSDTPPDQPQPPVEPGETRYVEIEDIGKQGDGIARVERGYVIIVPGAEIDERVKIEVTEVKSNFAVGEIIDDV; via the coding sequence TTGGAAATCTCGGATCAACTGCTGTGTCTGTTCAGTGCCGATATCCGCGACGAGGGGGACCGGTACGTCGTGGAGGTCCCGCGTCGAGAGGTCGAGACGGGCGCAGTCGACTCAGGCAGTACCTATCGCATTGCGCTCATCTCCGCAGATGAGGAGACAGAGACGGACGAGGAGACGGTGTCAGACACGCCGCCGGACCAGCCACAGCCGCCGGTCGAACCGGGTGAGACGCGCTACGTCGAGATCGAAGACATCGGGAAGCAGGGTGACGGCATCGCTCGGGTCGAGCGCGGCTACGTCATTATTGTCCCAGGAGCCGAAATCGACGAACGAGTCAAGATCGAAGTCACAGAGGTCAAGTCGAACTTCGCGGTCGGCGAAATCATCGACGACGTGTGA
- a CDS encoding YkgJ family cysteine cluster protein → MDSLETELERARALEESELADAIETIGFECTRCGACCKAESACGEGGESADEAVDAPDENADSAETDAEPHTATVFPDEIRQLQAAGEYDFRDVARPMPYGLADGPEGPEGETFEWALQTDDCGDCTFYAEGDDGTGACTVHGDRPLICQTYPFSVALGGTSQPMGEAVDKEGIVRAHECEGLGRDISRADAEELAAALKERAVRELTEAIGVRDTYRPVDPSAGQVVVHDSEGAKRPDGSPYE, encoded by the coding sequence GTGGACTCTCTGGAAACCGAACTCGAACGGGCCCGTGCCCTTGAGGAGTCGGAACTGGCCGACGCAATCGAGACTATCGGGTTCGAATGCACCCGCTGTGGGGCCTGCTGCAAGGCCGAGTCGGCGTGTGGCGAAGGCGGAGAGAGTGCTGACGAGGCCGTCGATGCGCCCGACGAGAACGCTGACTCGGCCGAAACCGATGCCGAACCCCACACTGCGACGGTGTTTCCTGACGAGATTCGGCAGCTACAGGCGGCCGGGGAGTACGACTTCCGCGATGTCGCTCGGCCGATGCCGTACGGACTGGCCGACGGCCCTGAGGGCCCCGAAGGAGAGACCTTCGAGTGGGCGCTCCAGACCGACGACTGCGGCGACTGCACATTCTACGCTGAGGGCGATGACGGTACGGGTGCCTGCACGGTCCACGGCGACCGCCCGCTCATCTGTCAGACTTACCCCTTCAGCGTCGCGCTCGGCGGGACGAGCCAGCCGATGGGTGAAGCTGTCGACAAGGAAGGTATCGTTCGGGCCCACGAGTGTGAGGGGCTCGGCCGAGATATCTCCAGAGCCGACGCCGAGGAGTTGGCTGCAGCGCTCAAAGAACGCGCCGTTCGAGAACTGACGGAAGCAATCGGCGTCCGCGACACCTATCGACCTGTCGACCCATCAGCCGGACAGGTCGTCGTCCACGACTCTGAAGGGGCAAAGCGCCCCGACGGCAGTCCCTATGAGTAG
- a CDS encoding MBL fold metallo-hydrolase, translating to MDWHRADVSVPTRAPTGSTAAYVCGDEAALLVDPPDAGDALDSLLSDRSLAHIALTHHHPDHAGAVAHYARETGATVWARRGRASAFEAATGITPDRLFSGGTTIPTDAGPVTVIDTPGHAPEHVAFATDGAVVSGDLAVAEGSVVVGAPEGDVRAYLASLRRLHARNPDVLLPGHGPRIETPRETCARLINHRLARERRVRDAVHDGAATLDEILEAAYEKDLTGVRDLARGTVLTHLEKLAAEGAISWDSERAAPNPAE from the coding sequence ATGGACTGGCACCGGGCCGACGTGTCCGTCCCGACACGGGCACCGACCGGCAGCACGGCAGCATACGTTTGCGGCGATGAGGCCGCTCTTCTTGTGGACCCTCCGGACGCCGGGGATGCGCTCGATTCGCTTCTCAGCGACCGTTCCCTCGCTCACATTGCACTCACGCACCACCACCCTGACCACGCTGGTGCTGTTGCACACTACGCCAGAGAGACAGGCGCGACGGTCTGGGCGCGCCGCGGTCGGGCGAGCGCGTTCGAAGCCGCGACCGGCATTACCCCGGATAGACTGTTCAGCGGCGGGACGACGATTCCGACCGATGCCGGCCCAGTGACTGTCATCGATACACCGGGGCACGCGCCGGAACACGTCGCCTTCGCCACGGATGGAGCCGTTGTCTCCGGTGACCTCGCCGTTGCTGAGGGTAGCGTCGTCGTCGGCGCACCCGAGGGCGACGTTCGGGCCTATCTCGCGTCACTGCGGCGACTCCACGCCAGAAACCCCGACGTGCTGTTACCGGGCCATGGCCCGCGTATCGAGACGCCGCGGGAGACCTGTGCGCGCCTCATCAATCACCGACTGGCGCGCGAGCGGCGTGTTCGGGACGCTGTCCACGACGGGGCCGCCACGCTGGATGAAATCCTTGAGGCCGCCTACGAGAAGGACCTCACCGGCGTGCGCGATTTGGCCCGTGGGACAGTGCTGACCCATCTTGAAAAACTGGCTGCCGAGGGCGCTATTTCATGGGACAGCGAGCGGGCCGCACCGAATCCGGCGGAGTGA
- a CDS encoding MarR family transcriptional regulator → MSALTENAAPAPFTDEEFRDTLRELPPSAKLVAKVLEDDAPLSQGELAENSLLPDRTVRYALNRLEESGLVDSRYSFTDARKQVYFLTV, encoded by the coding sequence ATGAGCGCATTAACTGAAAACGCTGCACCAGCACCTTTCACCGACGAGGAGTTCCGCGACACCCTGCGTGAACTCCCGCCGAGCGCGAAGCTCGTCGCGAAGGTGCTGGAGGACGACGCCCCGCTGTCACAGGGCGAACTAGCCGAGAACTCGCTGCTCCCGGACCGCACTGTCAGATATGCACTGAACCGGCTGGAGGAGTCCGGTCTGGTCGATTCGCGGTACAGTTTCACCGACGCACGCAAACAGGTTTATTTCCTCACGGTCTGA